The Euphorbia lathyris chromosome 3, ddEupLath1.1, whole genome shotgun sequence genome contains a region encoding:
- the LOC136223000 gene encoding uncharacterized protein isoform X3: METEVGVEGNGEGKLEETRFEKSHSSLFSTKQLSDPVVYKLVRLEGDGRLVPATDDEVMEVEGMLNDEKSETHILADTRQAVGYISNEGSSSSMLLEFETLQGLSNSENSEVDQDKLNARIEETDPSLSRSMRESHMHQFGNIVECPNPPEKLTVSGSLISSTVTSSHPDFSLLRGEICLDNLSIKELHETFKATFGRETTVKDKQWLKRRIAMGLTNSCDVSTTTFIIKDNKLVKTAKEDCITEDVAVANDPVMSTAEGTQEEAQVSHGSQLEDHQVVSDKRNYSLCYYSGSEDNQEEQRVAKRVRKPTKRYIEELSEVEDKESSSRLKPSVKDAELVQIPSNAHVRAIRNVASDGRTIITRVDSLGGSGIEIPCVSRVRRSRPRKNLMALMKFNPCDVGMTAAIVQKALGAHAFLSDNENGDNKMEAQSASPQIQHQVLNLADKDKQLVEVGAAGPVHHKLVKRMDSSGDSDDNIVTVPTSKGGIRRKHHRAWTLSEVMKLVEGVSRYGAGRWSEIKRLAFASYSYRTSVDLKDKWRNLLKASFAQVPSEKGINSRKNNATMPIPESILVRVRELAEMQSVSIPNVGLGKVGRSTGNSVHEKKPGYL; encoded by the exons ATGGAAACAGAGGTTGGAGTTGAGGGGAATGGCGAAGGGAAGTTGGAGGAAACTAGGTTTGAGAAAAGTCACTCTTCTTTGTTTTCAACCAAGCAGCTCTCTGATCCTGTTGTGTATAAGCTTGTTCGG CTGGAAGGGGATGGGAGATTAGTGCCTGCAACAGATGATGAAGTTATGGAGGTTGAGGGCATGCTTAATGATGAGAAGAGTGAAACACATATTCTTGCTGACACTAGGCAGGCCGTTGGGTATATTTCAAATGAAGGGTCTTCCTCTAGCATGCTGCTCGAGTTTGAAACTTTGCAAG GTCTATCAAATTCTGAGAATAGTGAGGTTGATCAAGACAAACTAAATGCACGAATTGAG GAAACTGACCCATCCTTGTCACGAAGTATGAGGGAAAGTCATATGCATCAATTTGGAAACATTGTGGAATGCCCAAATCCTCCAGAGAAACTAACAGTGAGTGGATCATTGATTTCTTCCACTGTTACTTCTTCACATCCTGATTTTTCCTTGTTGAGAGGGGAAATATGCTTGGATAATTTGTCAATTAAAGAGCTTCATGAAACTTTTAAAGCGACATTTGGGAGAGAAACCACTGTGAAGGACAAGCAGTGGCTTAAGAGAAGGATTGCCATGGGACTGACTAATTCTTGTGATGTTTCAACGACAACTTTCATAATTAAAGATAACAAATTGGTTAAGACAGCCAAAGAAGATTGCATAACTGAAGATGTTGCTGTTGCTAATGATCCAGTGATGAGCACAGCAGAAGGAACTCAGGAAGAGGCACAAGTCAGCCATGGGAGCCAACTAGAAGATCATCAAGTCGTATCTGACAAGAGAAACTACAGCTTATGCTACTATTCTGGAAGTGAAGATAATCAAGAAGAACAAAGAGTTGCAAAACGAGTACGGAAGCCTACAAAACGATACATTGAAGAACTATCAGAAGTAGAGGATAAAGAGTCCAGTAGTAGGCTAAAGCCTTCAGTAAAAGATGCTGAACTTGTACAGATACCTTCAAATGCTCATGTTCGGGCCATTAGAAATGTTGCATCTGATGGGAGAACTATCATCACAAGGGTGGACTCTCTTGGAGGATCTGGTATTGAGATTCCATGTGTCTCTCGGGTTCGAAGGAGCCGTCCTAGAAAAAATTTAATGGCTCTTATG AAGTTCAATCCTTGTGACGTGGGAATGACAGCTGCAATTGTACAGAAGGCGCTTGGTGCACATGCTTTTCTATCAGATAATGAGAATGGGGACAACAAAATGGAAGCTCAATCCGCCTCTCCACAGATTCAGCACCAG GTTTTAAATTTAGCAGACAAAGATAAACAGTTAGTTGAAGTGGGTGCGGCTGGACCGGTACATCACAAACTGGTTAAACGCATGGATTCATCTGGGGATTCAGATGACAACATAGTTACTGTGCCAACATCAAAAGGTGGAATTAGAAGGAagcatcatcgagcttggaCTCTCTCTGAGGTTATGAAGCTAGTTGAGGGTGTCTCCAGATATGGAGCAGGCAGGTGGTCTGAAATCAAGCGGCTTGCATTTGCATCCTATTCATATCGCACCTCGGTAGATCTCAAG GACAAATGGAGAAATCTACTTAAGGCTAGCTTTGCACAGGTACCTTCAGAAAAAGGG
- the LOC136223000 gene encoding uncharacterized protein isoform X1, translating to METEVGVEGNGEGKLEETRFEKSHSSLFSTKQLSDPVVYKLVRLEGDGRLVPATDDEVMEVEGMLNDEKSETHILADTRQAVGYISNEGSSSSMLLEFETLQGLSNSENSEVDQDKLNARIEYIEEMLQKVKEEERLRLACGSPDYSSAYVIVDSQCTDQHDKLPDIDEKLQSEIPLQETDPSLSRSMRESHMHQFGNIVECPNPPEKLTVSGSLISSTVTSSHPDFSLLRGEICLDNLSIKELHETFKATFGRETTVKDKQWLKRRIAMGLTNSCDVSTTTFIIKDNKLVKTAKEDCITEDVAVANDPVMSTAEGTQEEAQVSHGSQLEDHQVVSDKRNYSLCYYSGSEDNQEEQRVAKRVRKPTKRYIEELSEVEDKESSSRLKPSVKDAELVQIPSNAHVRAIRNVASDGRTIITRVDSLGGSGIEIPCVSRVRRSRPRKNLMALMKFNPCDVGMTAAIVQKALGAHAFLSDNENGDNKMEAQSASPQIQHQVLNLADKDKQLVEVGAAGPVHHKLVKRMDSSGDSDDNIVTVPTSKGGIRRKHHRAWTLSEVMKLVEGVSRYGAGRWSEIKRLAFASYSYRTSVDLKDKWRNLLKASFAQVPSEKGINSRKNNATMPIPESILVRVRELAEMQSVSIPNVGLGKVGRSTGNSVHEKKPGYL from the exons ATGGAAACAGAGGTTGGAGTTGAGGGGAATGGCGAAGGGAAGTTGGAGGAAACTAGGTTTGAGAAAAGTCACTCTTCTTTGTTTTCAACCAAGCAGCTCTCTGATCCTGTTGTGTATAAGCTTGTTCGG CTGGAAGGGGATGGGAGATTAGTGCCTGCAACAGATGATGAAGTTATGGAGGTTGAGGGCATGCTTAATGATGAGAAGAGTGAAACACATATTCTTGCTGACACTAGGCAGGCCGTTGGGTATATTTCAAATGAAGGGTCTTCCTCTAGCATGCTGCTCGAGTTTGAAACTTTGCAAG GTCTATCAAATTCTGAGAATAGTGAGGTTGATCAAGACAAACTAAATGCACGAATTGAG TACATCGAGGAGATGTTGCAAAAGGTGAAAGAGGAAGAGAGGCTCCGCTTAGCATGTGGATCTCCTGATTATTCTTCTGCTTATGTGATTGTAGACAGCCAGTGTACTGATCAGCATGATAAATTGCCTGATATTGATGAGAAGCTCCAATCTGAAATTCCCTTGCAGGAAACTGACCCATCCTTGTCACGAAGTATGAGGGAAAGTCATATGCATCAATTTGGAAACATTGTGGAATGCCCAAATCCTCCAGAGAAACTAACAGTGAGTGGATCATTGATTTCTTCCACTGTTACTTCTTCACATCCTGATTTTTCCTTGTTGAGAGGGGAAATATGCTTGGATAATTTGTCAATTAAAGAGCTTCATGAAACTTTTAAAGCGACATTTGGGAGAGAAACCACTGTGAAGGACAAGCAGTGGCTTAAGAGAAGGATTGCCATGGGACTGACTAATTCTTGTGATGTTTCAACGACAACTTTCATAATTAAAGATAACAAATTGGTTAAGACAGCCAAAGAAGATTGCATAACTGAAGATGTTGCTGTTGCTAATGATCCAGTGATGAGCACAGCAGAAGGAACTCAGGAAGAGGCACAAGTCAGCCATGGGAGCCAACTAGAAGATCATCAAGTCGTATCTGACAAGAGAAACTACAGCTTATGCTACTATTCTGGAAGTGAAGATAATCAAGAAGAACAAAGAGTTGCAAAACGAGTACGGAAGCCTACAAAACGATACATTGAAGAACTATCAGAAGTAGAGGATAAAGAGTCCAGTAGTAGGCTAAAGCCTTCAGTAAAAGATGCTGAACTTGTACAGATACCTTCAAATGCTCATGTTCGGGCCATTAGAAATGTTGCATCTGATGGGAGAACTATCATCACAAGGGTGGACTCTCTTGGAGGATCTGGTATTGAGATTCCATGTGTCTCTCGGGTTCGAAGGAGCCGTCCTAGAAAAAATTTAATGGCTCTTATG AAGTTCAATCCTTGTGACGTGGGAATGACAGCTGCAATTGTACAGAAGGCGCTTGGTGCACATGCTTTTCTATCAGATAATGAGAATGGGGACAACAAAATGGAAGCTCAATCCGCCTCTCCACAGATTCAGCACCAG GTTTTAAATTTAGCAGACAAAGATAAACAGTTAGTTGAAGTGGGTGCGGCTGGACCGGTACATCACAAACTGGTTAAACGCATGGATTCATCTGGGGATTCAGATGACAACATAGTTACTGTGCCAACATCAAAAGGTGGAATTAGAAGGAagcatcatcgagcttggaCTCTCTCTGAGGTTATGAAGCTAGTTGAGGGTGTCTCCAGATATGGAGCAGGCAGGTGGTCTGAAATCAAGCGGCTTGCATTTGCATCCTATTCATATCGCACCTCGGTAGATCTCAAG GACAAATGGAGAAATCTACTTAAGGCTAGCTTTGCACAGGTACCTTCAGAAAAAGGG
- the LOC136223000 gene encoding uncharacterized protein isoform X2, with amino-acid sequence MLEGDGRLVPATDDEVMEVEGMLNDEKSETHILADTRQAVGYISNEGSSSSMLLEFETLQGLSNSENSEVDQDKLNARIEYIEEMLQKVKEEERLRLACGSPDYSSAYVIVDSQCTDQHDKLPDIDEKLQSEIPLQETDPSLSRSMRESHMHQFGNIVECPNPPEKLTVSGSLISSTVTSSHPDFSLLRGEICLDNLSIKELHETFKATFGRETTVKDKQWLKRRIAMGLTNSCDVSTTTFIIKDNKLVKTAKEDCITEDVAVANDPVMSTAEGTQEEAQVSHGSQLEDHQVVSDKRNYSLCYYSGSEDNQEEQRVAKRVRKPTKRYIEELSEVEDKESSSRLKPSVKDAELVQIPSNAHVRAIRNVASDGRTIITRVDSLGGSGIEIPCVSRVRRSRPRKNLMALMKFNPCDVGMTAAIVQKALGAHAFLSDNENGDNKMEAQSASPQIQHQVLNLADKDKQLVEVGAAGPVHHKLVKRMDSSGDSDDNIVTVPTSKGGIRRKHHRAWTLSEVMKLVEGVSRYGAGRWSEIKRLAFASYSYRTSVDLKDKWRNLLKASFAQVPSEKGINSRKNNATMPIPESILVRVRELAEMQSVSIPNVGLGKVGRSTGNSVHEKKPGYL; translated from the exons ATG CTGGAAGGGGATGGGAGATTAGTGCCTGCAACAGATGATGAAGTTATGGAGGTTGAGGGCATGCTTAATGATGAGAAGAGTGAAACACATATTCTTGCTGACACTAGGCAGGCCGTTGGGTATATTTCAAATGAAGGGTCTTCCTCTAGCATGCTGCTCGAGTTTGAAACTTTGCAAG GTCTATCAAATTCTGAGAATAGTGAGGTTGATCAAGACAAACTAAATGCACGAATTGAG TACATCGAGGAGATGTTGCAAAAGGTGAAAGAGGAAGAGAGGCTCCGCTTAGCATGTGGATCTCCTGATTATTCTTCTGCTTATGTGATTGTAGACAGCCAGTGTACTGATCAGCATGATAAATTGCCTGATATTGATGAGAAGCTCCAATCTGAAATTCCCTTGCAGGAAACTGACCCATCCTTGTCACGAAGTATGAGGGAAAGTCATATGCATCAATTTGGAAACATTGTGGAATGCCCAAATCCTCCAGAGAAACTAACAGTGAGTGGATCATTGATTTCTTCCACTGTTACTTCTTCACATCCTGATTTTTCCTTGTTGAGAGGGGAAATATGCTTGGATAATTTGTCAATTAAAGAGCTTCATGAAACTTTTAAAGCGACATTTGGGAGAGAAACCACTGTGAAGGACAAGCAGTGGCTTAAGAGAAGGATTGCCATGGGACTGACTAATTCTTGTGATGTTTCAACGACAACTTTCATAATTAAAGATAACAAATTGGTTAAGACAGCCAAAGAAGATTGCATAACTGAAGATGTTGCTGTTGCTAATGATCCAGTGATGAGCACAGCAGAAGGAACTCAGGAAGAGGCACAAGTCAGCCATGGGAGCCAACTAGAAGATCATCAAGTCGTATCTGACAAGAGAAACTACAGCTTATGCTACTATTCTGGAAGTGAAGATAATCAAGAAGAACAAAGAGTTGCAAAACGAGTACGGAAGCCTACAAAACGATACATTGAAGAACTATCAGAAGTAGAGGATAAAGAGTCCAGTAGTAGGCTAAAGCCTTCAGTAAAAGATGCTGAACTTGTACAGATACCTTCAAATGCTCATGTTCGGGCCATTAGAAATGTTGCATCTGATGGGAGAACTATCATCACAAGGGTGGACTCTCTTGGAGGATCTGGTATTGAGATTCCATGTGTCTCTCGGGTTCGAAGGAGCCGTCCTAGAAAAAATTTAATGGCTCTTATG AAGTTCAATCCTTGTGACGTGGGAATGACAGCTGCAATTGTACAGAAGGCGCTTGGTGCACATGCTTTTCTATCAGATAATGAGAATGGGGACAACAAAATGGAAGCTCAATCCGCCTCTCCACAGATTCAGCACCAG GTTTTAAATTTAGCAGACAAAGATAAACAGTTAGTTGAAGTGGGTGCGGCTGGACCGGTACATCACAAACTGGTTAAACGCATGGATTCATCTGGGGATTCAGATGACAACATAGTTACTGTGCCAACATCAAAAGGTGGAATTAGAAGGAagcatcatcgagcttggaCTCTCTCTGAGGTTATGAAGCTAGTTGAGGGTGTCTCCAGATATGGAGCAGGCAGGTGGTCTGAAATCAAGCGGCTTGCATTTGCATCCTATTCATATCGCACCTCGGTAGATCTCAAG GACAAATGGAGAAATCTACTTAAGGCTAGCTTTGCACAGGTACCTTCAGAAAAAGGG